From the Pseudobacteroides sp. genome, one window contains:
- a CDS encoding AI-2E family transporter, giving the protein MSFKYRKIPYWKYIPIIIIAIVVYKLVDNAEHLINGVKFVLSVLSYLFWAFAIAYVLNPLMVFIEKKLKVRRYLSISIIYVLFSALIIFAVTILAPIVINSITQLNDNFSDYVKKTTTWAESKIADFKLIDGQYNLSEYLKNNMEKIIGESQNLLIALINYLFSNLINITSIIMKLILGITISIYLLYDKEAILSTLKKTVYVILKKEKGNKLVDFSKKANEIFSRYIIGKIIDSLIIGLICLVFCFIVGIPYPLLISLFVGIFNLIPYFGSLIGIVPSVLITLFVSPIKAVWLLIFLLVLGQIDGTVIAPKIIGDKIGLNPILIMIAITIGGAVYGVVGMFLSVPFMALLKMVFLGFIDKKLEADID; this is encoded by the coding sequence ATGTCGTTTAAATACAGGAAAATTCCATACTGGAAATATATACCTATAATTATAATAGCTATTGTAGTATACAAACTGGTTGATAATGCCGAGCACCTTATAAATGGCGTTAAATTTGTTCTTTCGGTCTTAAGCTACTTGTTTTGGGCATTTGCAATAGCATATGTGTTAAATCCATTGATGGTATTCATCGAAAAAAAGCTTAAGGTGCGCAGATATCTAAGCATCTCTATTATTTATGTGCTTTTTTCTGCTTTGATTATTTTTGCTGTAACAATACTTGCACCAATTGTAATAAACAGCATAACTCAGTTAAATGATAATTTTTCTGATTATGTTAAAAAAACAACCACCTGGGCTGAGTCTAAAATTGCAGATTTCAAGCTGATAGACGGCCAGTACAATTTAAGTGAATATTTAAAAAATAATATGGAGAAAATTATCGGCGAGTCTCAAAATCTATTGATTGCACTGATTAACTACCTTTTTAGTAATCTTATAAATATTACGTCAATTATCATGAAGCTTATTCTAGGTATAACTATTTCAATATATCTTCTTTATGACAAGGAAGCAATTTTATCTACTCTAAAAAAGACTGTATATGTAATTTTAAAAAAAGAGAAAGGCAATAAATTAGTAGACTTCAGTAAAAAAGCGAATGAAATTTTTTCCAGGTATATCATTGGTAAGATTATCGACTCCCTCATAATAGGTCTCATTTGCCTTGTCTTCTGTTTTATAGTGGGGATTCCTTACCCTTTACTGATTAGCCTTTTTGTGGGAATATTCAATCTGATACCTTATTTCGGTTCTTTGATAGGAATTGTCCCAAGCGTACTAATTACCCTTTTTGTCAGTCCAATAAAGGCAGTATGGCTTCTTATATTTCTGCTTGTTCTGGGTCAAATCGACGGAACCGTTATTGCACCTAAGATTATTGGAGACAAAATTGGCCTAAATCCAATACTGATTATGATAGCAATAACAATCGGGGGAGCAGTTTACGGGGTTGTTGGTATGTTCCTATCTGTGCCTTTTATGGCACTTTTAAAAATGGTGTTTCTTGG
- a CDS encoding GGDEF domain-containing protein: MLLLALSLITRVYELDFSYGVRFTFGNLFIVIILRYFGLIKAFSVAVIANALEMYFFKGNFYTIFFTLEILFLGILWRNKKRNLFYIDIIYWSLIGVPLSAIVFYINNSSIGVEGFLLIANNCINGFLNVLAADIIISYLPIQIILGHKEKKLADLNRLMFHLAMAAVLGPFLVYIMVDGWVTQERLNSEIHQILNKSTTNIMDQVKNWDTNDLRKIRLRSPIHIKRFEEIIKNNPFNEKVDVLVVDKNHNIYAANKAAEKYGGTYNWKDGGNDISVSENIYMWMPESKELAFNIKQWSQSFYIMVSSFENMDLHIQVIVSLSNYADSVWQNYLNKFEILLLFCIIAIVISLMMGRILSRDLSKLTISTTGLPDKLKRHEMIEWPDTSTVQVNTLVSNFQVMSDNLVNLFTDINIMNDKLLSQTIELENSREEMKRLAYNDTLTGLPNRYYFTKYLEGLLCDADVKNIAVMFIDLNRFKQINDNLGHDIGDMLLNEIAQRLKYFLKDDSFVARLGGDEFVVILNDTDRTEASMAAMHINKTLCEEVVIHQNGQIHSLYVSGSIGISLYPSDAKDKTTLLKKADLAMYSAKETGGNTYKFYSDMEKASVAQKLENIYKV, encoded by the coding sequence ATGCTTCTTTTAGCATTAAGCCTTATAACAAGGGTTTATGAACTGGATTTTTCCTATGGTGTCAGGTTTACCTTTGGGAATTTATTTATTGTTATAATCCTGCGATATTTTGGGCTTATAAAAGCTTTCTCCGTGGCAGTTATTGCTAATGCTCTGGAAATGTACTTTTTTAAGGGTAATTTTTATACGATTTTTTTTACTCTTGAAATTTTATTTTTAGGCATATTATGGAGAAATAAAAAAAGAAACTTGTTTTATATTGATATTATTTATTGGTCCCTCATCGGTGTACCTTTATCAGCAATTGTTTTTTATATAAATAACAGTTCAATAGGGGTAGAAGGTTTCCTCCTCATTGCAAATAACTGCATAAATGGTTTTTTAAATGTACTTGCTGCAGATATAATTATTTCATACTTACCAATCCAAATTATTCTTGGCCATAAAGAAAAAAAACTGGCAGATTTAAATAGACTTATGTTTCATTTAGCTATGGCTGCTGTTTTAGGACCCTTTTTGGTTTATATCATGGTGGATGGTTGGGTGACCCAAGAAAGATTAAATTCCGAAATACACCAGATATTGAATAAATCAACAACAAATATAATGGACCAGGTAAAAAATTGGGATACCAATGACCTTAGGAAGATTAGGTTAAGATCCCCAATACATATAAAAAGGTTTGAAGAGATTATAAAAAATAATCCATTTAATGAAAAAGTTGATGTGCTGGTAGTTGATAAAAACCATAACATTTATGCCGCAAATAAAGCGGCAGAAAAGTATGGTGGAACTTATAACTGGAAAGACGGAGGGAATGATATAAGTGTTTCAGAAAACATTTATATGTGGATGCCTGAAAGTAAGGAATTGGCTTTTAACATAAAACAATGGAGCCAGTCGTTTTATATAATGGTTTCTTCATTTGAAAACATGGATTTACATATTCAAGTAATAGTTTCACTATCAAATTACGCCGACAGCGTGTGGCAAAATTACCTTAATAAATTTGAAATTCTTTTGTTATTTTGCATTATTGCAATAGTCATATCACTTATGATGGGCCGCATTTTATCCAGAGATTTATCAAAGCTTACTATAAGCACCACAGGTCTTCCGGATAAGCTTAAACGTCATGAAATGATTGAGTGGCCGGACACATCAACAGTTCAGGTTAACACTCTGGTATCAAATTTCCAGGTTATGTCGGACAACTTGGTTAATCTCTTTACTGATATTAATATAATGAATGACAAGCTGTTGTCTCAAACAATAGAGCTTGAGAACTCAAGGGAAGAAATGAAACGGCTGGCTTATAACGATACTCTTACCGGATTACCAAATAGGTACTACTTTACAAAGTATCTTGAGGGGCTTCTTTGTGATGCAGATGTGAAAAATATAGCTGTAATGTTTATTGACCTTAATCGCTTTAAACAGATAAACGATAATCTAGGTCATGATATAGGGGATATGCTGCTAAATGAAATTGCACAAAGACTGAAATATTTTCTTAAGGATGACAGTTTTGTTGCCAGATTGGGCGGTGATGAGTTTGTTGTTATATTAAATGATACCGACCGCACAGAAGCATCAATGGCTGCAATGCATATAAATAAAACATTGTGTGAAGAGGTGGTTATTCACCAGAACGGTCAGATTCATAGCCTATATGTATCAGGTAGTATAGGAATAAGTTTATATCCGAGCGATGCAAAGGATAAGACAACATTACTAAAAAAAGCAGATCTTGCGATGTATTCTGCAAAGGAAACTGGTGGTAATACATATAAATTTTATTCCGATATGGAAAAGGCAAGTGTTGCTCAGAAATTGGAAAATATTTATAAAGTATAA